The Streptomyces lienomycini sequence GCGCGGATCAGCGCGGGCGGGTGGGGCAGGTCGCGGGCGCGTTCGGCGGAGACGACGACGAGGGCCTGGCCGCCGTCGGTCTCCTGGCAGCAGTCGAGCAGCCGCAGCGGCTCGGCGATCCAGCGGGAGTCCCGGTGGTCCTGGAGGGTGATGGGGCGGCCGTGAAACCAGGCGGCGGGGTTGTTCGCGGCGTGCTTTCGGTCGACGACGGCGACGCGGCCGAAGTCGTCGGTGGTGGCGCCGTACTCGTGGAGGTAGCGGCGGGCGAACATGGCAACCCACTGGGCGGGGGTGCTCAGCCCGAACGGGGTCATCCAGGCGTAGGCGGCCCGGTCGGCGGTGGTGTCCATGGGGCGGGCGGCCTGGCCGAGCCCGTAGCGTTCGCCGGAGCGCTCGTTGAACGCCCGGTAGCAGACGACGACTTCGGCGGCGCCGGTGGCCACGGCCATGGCCGCCTGCTGGACGGTGCCGCAGCCCGCGCCGCCGCCGTAGCCGATGCGGGAGAAGAACGTCAGGTCGCCCATGCCGGTGTTGCGGGCGAGGTGGATCTCGGAGTTGGTCTCGGCGGTGAAGGTGACCAGGCCGTCCACGTCGGCGGGGGTCAGGCCGGCGTCGGCGAGGGCGGCGAGCACGGCCTCGCAGGCGAGCTGGAGTTCGCTGCGTCCGGAGTTCTTGGAGAACTCGGTGGCGCCGATGCCGACCACGGCGGCGG is a genomic window containing:
- a CDS encoding lipid-transfer protein → MTTGTLSPAAAVVGIGATEFSKNSGRSELQLACEAVLAALADAGLTPADVDGLVTFTAETNSEIHLARNTGMGDLTFFSRIGYGGGAGCGTVQQAAMAVATGAAEVVVCYRAFNERSGERYGLGQAARPMDTTADRAAYAWMTPFGLSTPAQWVAMFARRYLHEYGATTDDFGRVAVVDRKHAANNPAAWFHGRPITLQDHRDSRWIAEPLRLLDCCQETDGGQALVVVSAERARDLPHPPALIRAAAQGLGADQHMMTSYYRPTITGIPEMGLVGRQLYRQSGLGPDDVDAAILYDHFTPLVLPQLEELGFCKPGEAKDFIADGHLELGGRLPLNTHGGQLGEAYLHGMNGIAEGVRLVRGTSVNQPDGVGHVLVTAGTGVPTSGLILGADHR